One window of Populus nigra chromosome 5, ddPopNigr1.1, whole genome shotgun sequence genomic DNA carries:
- the LOC133695199 gene encoding protein IQ-DOMAIN 20 — MARKRVSRNWFDRVRRKFLRSSHRNIILNSKACSSHSDEITEAGDYEVFNSIASPPSKRELAIEDIAAITIQANFRGHLARRAFRALRSLVKLQALARGVHVRKQSRIALQCMHALVRLQVRIRARQLLGQCNDN; from the exons ATGGCAAGAAAGAGGGTGTCTCGGAACTGGTTCGACAGAGTTCGGAGAAAGTTTCTCCGTTCATCTCATAGAAACATCATTCTCAATTCCAAAGCTTGCTCAAGTCACAGTGACGAGATCACAGAAGCAGGCGATTATGAGGTCTTCAATAGCATAGCTTCACCACCTTCGAAGAGAGAACTCGCCATAGAAGATATAGCAGCAATCACAATTCAAGCAAATTTCAGGGGACACCTT GCGAGGCGGGCATTCCGGGCACTCAGGAGCCTGGTGAAATTGCAAGCGTTGGCTCGAGGGGTGCATGTGAGGAAGCAATCACGCATAGCCCTGCAGTGCATGCACGCGCTCGTCCGGTTGCAGGTCCGTATTCGTGCGAGGCAGCTCCTCGGCCAGTGCAATGATAACTGA